From one Nonomuraea polychroma genomic stretch:
- a CDS encoding 2-hydroxyacid dehydrogenase: protein MYFVRERPRVVVASVQGRGTLPPKDALRLEAVADVTYLASDRQLSRETALSAFARAEIVAFTPKVAPPIDDDLLTALPGLRGMAVYATGYDFIDVDLLDRHGVVLTYLPRYSTVSVAEHTIGLLLTLSRRIHLAHDRSRGRVPPNISLRGFELAGRTLGVVGLGHIGSRVARLAQGFGMRVVATDIRSHLCPPPHVTVTDLGELLTRAHAVTLHCPAARHGRPIVAAPQLRLMREGSVLVNTGRPALVDNTAVLAAIRAGRLRGYAVDDVICDPEEHADLLIQGRVVQTGHSAWWSDEVLERGGAMWAESIRRMALGSPVDVVRPANPVTIGEVAV from the coding sequence ATGTATTTCGTACGCGAACGGCCGCGCGTGGTGGTGGCGTCAGTTCAGGGCCGGGGCACCTTGCCGCCGAAGGACGCCCTGCGACTGGAGGCGGTCGCCGACGTCACGTATCTTGCTAGCGATCGTCAGCTGAGCCGCGAAACCGCCCTGAGCGCATTCGCGCGAGCGGAGATCGTGGCTTTCACACCCAAGGTCGCGCCGCCCATCGATGATGACTTGCTCACCGCTTTGCCTGGGCTGCGTGGCATGGCCGTCTACGCCACTGGCTACGACTTCATCGACGTCGATCTGCTGGATCGGCATGGCGTTGTCCTCACCTATCTGCCGCGTTACTCCACCGTTTCGGTGGCCGAACACACCATAGGATTGCTGCTTACCTTGTCGCGCCGGATCCACCTCGCTCACGACCGGTCGCGGGGTCGGGTTCCGCCCAACATCTCGCTCAGGGGCTTCGAGTTGGCTGGGCGCACCCTGGGCGTCGTCGGGCTGGGCCACATCGGCAGCCGGGTCGCCCGGCTGGCGCAGGGGTTCGGTATGCGTGTCGTAGCGACCGACATTCGGAGTCACCTGTGCCCGCCGCCGCATGTGACAGTCACGGATCTTGGTGAGCTGCTCACCCGGGCACATGCCGTGACCCTGCACTGCCCAGCTGCTCGTCATGGCAGGCCCATCGTCGCCGCACCGCAGTTGCGGCTGATGCGTGAAGGATCCGTGCTGGTCAATACCGGTCGTCCGGCGCTCGTTGACAACACGGCCGTCCTCGCCGCAATTCGGGCGGGACGCCTGCGTGGTTATGCCGTCGATGATGTGATCTGCGATCCGGAGGAGCACGCGGACCTGCTCATCCAAGGTCGGGTTGTACAGACTGGCCACTCAGCGTGGTGGTCTGACGAGGTGCTCGAGCGGGGTGGGGCGATGTGGGCAGAGTCGATCCGGCGCATGGCCTTGGGTTCGCCCGTCGACGTCGTACGGCCGGCGAACCCCGTGACCATTGGGGAGGTGGCTGTATGA
- a CDS encoding glycoside hydrolase family 2 protein, whose product MILSLIVGFGVAGTGGVVTVSSSELTRGWSLRSAQDVTDTGAAISQVGYDTAGWHPIALPSTVLAGLVANGVHQNIFFGTNLRKVPDLTQQEWWFRGEFPAVRTSAGQVYWLRFKGISYRAQIWLNGRRLDPDAVGTMVSREYNVTRLIRPDTTNALAIRVTPPARDCQDLSFCTVDWNPEAPDMNAGLWGKTLLDTTGPVALRDPYVKTTLPLPATNAADLTVYVDAINATDTPVTATISGSISKTGRPTISFSKEVTLDPGKRRNVTFDTNAHPQLHVANPALWWPHHFGRPELYRLSMTAAVSGSTSDRKSIDFGVRQFTGHRTTVNGTSFAGYKVNGRPILFRGGGYVWDLLQRWDTKTNQAHIDYTKNMGLNTLRLEGTLGNEELYDLADRAGIMLMSGFVCCSAWENDRSWSPEQERVAYASLDSQMRALRHHASSFLWTYGSDRPPTEARLDGYKRIARMLHWQNPTLDSVASWADPNAGMKMDGPYVWEPPVLWWDSSRSGSAFGTTAEQGTQAPPPLESLERFIPPDDRWPIGTVWDYHAGKPGTPFDHITPFTDGVDKRYGKADDADDFSRKSELQNYETTRSFFEAWSARQHTQTFGTIFWMLNNAWPSLHWNLYDYYFKPGGGYFGAKKATEPIHISYDYFTRNVHVVNSTLAARTALTATASVYDIPSLTRKYTATAQVSSPANASVRVLKIPPLTGLSRTFFLRLQLRDANGSSVSDNLYWYSTRPDALGNADNHYQTEIDGFADLSGLNRLASNRHLEAAATRSLSGGRETVTVTLTNASPTNLAFFVRPEITAGDNGREVLPVIYSDNYLSLWPGESTRITATYETAALHGQLPYLRVRGYNVSTTSTPVHR is encoded by the coding sequence GTGATCCTGTCGCTGATCGTCGGCTTCGGTGTCGCGGGCACCGGCGGTGTCGTCACCGTCAGCTCCTCCGAATTGACCCGAGGCTGGTCACTCCGATCAGCGCAGGACGTCACCGACACCGGAGCCGCCATCTCCCAGGTCGGCTACGACACCGCGGGATGGCATCCGATCGCCCTTCCCTCCACTGTGCTGGCAGGCCTGGTAGCAAACGGCGTCCACCAGAACATCTTCTTCGGGACGAACCTCCGAAAAGTCCCCGACCTCACCCAGCAAGAGTGGTGGTTCCGAGGTGAGTTCCCCGCTGTCCGCACCTCAGCGGGACAGGTGTACTGGCTCCGGTTCAAGGGGATCAGCTACCGCGCGCAGATCTGGCTGAATGGACGGCGACTCGATCCCGACGCGGTCGGCACCATGGTGAGCCGCGAGTACAACGTCACCCGGCTCATCCGTCCTGACACAACGAATGCGCTGGCCATCCGGGTCACCCCACCGGCGCGTGACTGCCAGGACCTCTCCTTCTGCACCGTCGACTGGAACCCTGAGGCCCCCGACATGAACGCCGGTCTCTGGGGCAAGACGCTTCTCGACACGACCGGCCCTGTCGCGCTGAGGGATCCGTATGTCAAGACGACCCTCCCCCTGCCCGCGACGAACGCGGCCGACCTGACCGTGTACGTCGACGCGATCAACGCGACAGACACCCCGGTGACCGCGACCATCAGCGGATCCATCTCCAAGACCGGCCGGCCCACGATCTCCTTCAGCAAGGAGGTGACGCTCGACCCTGGCAAACGCAGGAACGTCACCTTCGACACGAACGCCCACCCACAGCTCCACGTCGCCAATCCCGCTCTGTGGTGGCCTCACCACTTCGGCCGGCCGGAGCTCTACAGACTTTCCATGACCGCCGCGGTCTCGGGATCGACGTCCGACCGCAAGTCGATCGACTTCGGCGTCCGGCAGTTCACCGGCCACCGCACCACGGTCAACGGGACATCCTTCGCCGGCTACAAGGTCAACGGCCGTCCCATCCTGTTCCGGGGTGGCGGATACGTCTGGGACCTGCTCCAGCGCTGGGACACCAAAACCAACCAGGCCCACATCGATTACACCAAGAACATGGGCCTCAACACCCTCCGTCTGGAGGGCACTCTCGGCAACGAGGAGCTCTACGACCTGGCCGACAGAGCCGGGATCATGCTCATGTCCGGCTTCGTCTGCTGCAGCGCCTGGGAGAACGACAGGAGCTGGTCTCCGGAGCAAGAACGAGTGGCCTACGCCTCCTTGGACAGCCAGATGAGAGCACTGCGTCATCACGCCAGCAGCTTCCTGTGGACCTACGGGAGCGACCGGCCCCCCACTGAGGCACGGCTGGACGGTTACAAGCGCATCGCCCGCATGCTGCACTGGCAGAATCCCACCCTGGACAGCGTCGCCAGCTGGGCAGATCCCAACGCCGGCATGAAGATGGACGGGCCCTATGTATGGGAGCCGCCCGTGCTGTGGTGGGACTCCAGCCGATCAGGCAGTGCGTTCGGCACCACCGCGGAGCAAGGCACGCAAGCCCCTCCACCGCTGGAAAGCCTGGAACGGTTCATCCCCCCGGACGACCGGTGGCCGATCGGCACGGTCTGGGACTACCACGCGGGCAAGCCGGGCACCCCCTTCGACCACATCACCCCGTTCACCGACGGAGTCGACAAGAGATACGGCAAAGCCGACGACGCCGACGACTTTTCCAGGAAATCCGAGCTGCAGAACTACGAGACCACTCGATCGTTCTTCGAAGCCTGGAGCGCACGTCAGCACACCCAGACGTTCGGCACCATCTTCTGGATGCTGAACAACGCGTGGCCGTCGCTCCACTGGAACCTCTATGACTACTACTTCAAGCCAGGCGGCGGATACTTCGGCGCCAAGAAGGCCACCGAGCCGATCCATATTAGCTATGACTACTTCACGCGGAACGTGCACGTGGTCAACTCGACCCTCGCGGCTCGCACGGCACTGACCGCGACGGCGAGTGTCTATGACATCCCGTCTCTGACGCGGAAGTACACGGCCACCGCTCAGGTCTCCTCCCCGGCCAATGCCTCGGTGCGGGTGCTGAAAATTCCTCCATTGACCGGCCTGTCGAGGACGTTTTTCCTGCGGCTTCAGCTCCGGGACGCCAACGGCTCGAGTGTCAGTGACAACCTCTACTGGTACTCCACGCGTCCTGACGCGCTCGGCAACGCAGATAACCACTACCAGACGGAGATCGACGGTTTCGCGGACCTGAGCGGCCTCAACAGGCTGGCTTCCAATCGGCACCTTGAGGCCGCGGCAACGCGTTCCCTGTCCGGCGGTCGAGAGACCGTCACCGTCACGCTCACCAATGCCAGCCCAACCAATCTCGCCTTCTTCGTACGGCCCGAAATCACGGCGGGCGACAACGGCAGGGAAGTCCTGCCGGTCATCTACAGCGACAACTACCTCTCGCTCTGGCCCGGCGAATCCACCAGGATCACCGCGACCTACGAGACGGCCGCGCTGCACGGGCAGCTGCCTTACCTGAGGGTACGGGGCTACAACGTATCTACCACGTCGACTCCGGTACACCGTTAG
- a CDS encoding IS982 family transposase, translating into MTKDLNTLATALYVKIDDQLIAFPDLAPERPRVEIKPVLSDAELVTLAVLSALLGFTSERRRLRCAHAHLAGMFPCLPGQSGYNKRLRATTGLVLHMIRVLGRDTSLWSDDVWVADSTPVECGRSRQTAQRSDLAGWAEYGYCPSHPRFFWGLRLHLLCTLGGLPIAFALTGAEADERTTLLAMLQADPDLLARHQGQDLIADMQYYGRDFEAALADAEAHLLRKARKGEPPRAGAHLFKPLRQTIESINQTFKGQLDLERHGGRTIAGVVIRVITRVLALTAVIWHNDKTGQPTARSLTAYDH; encoded by the coding sequence GTGACGAAAGACCTGAACACCCTCGCGACTGCACTGTACGTGAAGATCGACGATCAGCTGATCGCTTTCCCGGACCTGGCCCCGGAACGCCCCCGCGTGGAGATCAAACCGGTGCTCAGTGACGCCGAATTGGTGACGCTGGCGGTGCTGTCGGCACTGCTCGGCTTCACCTCCGAACGGCGCCGGCTGCGCTGCGCCCACGCCCACCTGGCCGGCATGTTCCCCTGTCTGCCCGGCCAAAGCGGTTACAACAAACGCCTGCGCGCCACCACCGGCCTCGTCCTGCACATGATCCGCGTCCTCGGCCGGGACACCTCGCTGTGGAGCGATGATGTCTGGGTGGCCGACTCCACCCCCGTCGAGTGTGGCCGCTCCCGCCAGACCGCTCAGCGCAGCGACCTGGCCGGCTGGGCCGAGTACGGCTACTGCCCCTCCCACCCGCGCTTCTTCTGGGGCCTGCGCCTGCACCTGCTGTGCACGCTGGGCGGGCTGCCCATCGCCTTCGCGCTGACCGGCGCCGAAGCCGACGAGCGCACCACCCTGCTCGCCATGCTCCAGGCCGATCCCGACCTGCTGGCCCGCCACCAAGGCCAAGACCTCATCGCCGACATGCAGTACTACGGCCGCGACTTCGAAGCCGCCCTGGCCGACGCCGAGGCGCACCTGCTGCGCAAGGCCCGCAAGGGTGAACCGCCACGAGCCGGAGCGCACCTGTTCAAACCGCTGCGCCAGACCATCGAGTCGATCAACCAAACCTTCAAGGGCCAACTCGACCTGGAACGCCACGGCGGACGCACCATCGCCGGAGTGGTGATCCGCGTCATCACCCGCGTCCTGGCCCTCACCGCCGTGATTTGGCACAACGACAAGACCGGCCAGCCCACCGCCCGATCCCTCACCGCCTACGACCACTGA
- a CDS encoding recombinase family protein codes for MNTTAKNLALPQGSLLEGSLGEDPLAAEPAGPSRALVGYARVSTRGQLLDRQMAALTTAGCIRIFADKSFRSPLGDRSRRLVTPRV; via the coding sequence GTGAACACCACCGCCAAGAACCTCGCGCTTCCCCAAGGTTCGCTGCTGGAGGGATCTCTCGGCGAGGACCCGCTGGCGGCCGAACCCGCGGGCCCCTCGAGAGCGCTCGTCGGCTACGCCCGCGTCTCCACCCGCGGCCAACTCCTGGACCGCCAGATGGCCGCCCTCACCACGGCGGGCTGTATCCGCATCTTCGCCGACAAGAGCTTCCGTTCGCCCCTTGGTGACCGCAGTCGCAGGCTTGTAACGCCGCGCGTGTAG
- a CDS encoding SMI1/KNR4 family protein produces MPSAVSWIIELIPPQSTPRSRSWEPVENELGTPLPTDYKQLADIYGAGLFDETIWLLEPGCHHEIYDLNLASVVKERDEVLADLWEFEDKPAELHEDGARVLPWAFCEGSGHFLYWLLQPGQAPDDWTVMLNEGRGPEWESHRLSCSRFLFAAMTGDIDSFYFDGPLATTHRFQPIRDCTVFGSGP; encoded by the coding sequence ATGCCTTCCGCTGTCTCCTGGATCATCGAGCTCATTCCCCCGCAATCCACCCCAAGATCCCGAAGCTGGGAGCCTGTAGAGAACGAGCTCGGCACCCCGCTGCCCACCGACTACAAGCAACTCGCCGATATTTACGGCGCCGGACTCTTCGATGAGACGATCTGGCTCCTCGAACCTGGATGCCACCACGAGATCTACGACCTGAACTTGGCGTCCGTAGTCAAGGAACGCGACGAGGTGCTGGCCGACCTCTGGGAGTTCGAGGACAAGCCCGCAGAACTCCATGAAGACGGGGCGCGTGTCCTGCCCTGGGCCTTCTGCGAAGGGAGTGGCCACTTCCTCTACTGGCTCCTCCAGCCTGGCCAGGCACCGGACGATTGGACCGTCATGCTGAACGAAGGCCGCGGCCCCGAATGGGAGAGTCACCGCCTGTCCTGCAGCCGGTTCCTCTTTGCCGCCATGACCGGAGACATCGACTCCTTCTACTTCGACGGCCCACTTGCCACAACTCACCGGTTCCAGCCCATCAGGGACTGTACGGTCTTCGGCTCTGGCCCGTAA
- a CDS encoding tyrosine-type recombinase/integrase produces MFCTNVGTPLDAANVRRAFRQITKNAGIGTDRTPRELRHSFVSIMSDQGVPIETIADLVGHAGTSVTEAVYRHQLKPVITKGATP; encoded by the coding sequence GTGTTCTGCACGAACGTCGGCACCCCGCTCGACGCGGCGAACGTTCGACGGGCGTTCCGGCAGATCACGAAGAACGCAGGCATCGGAACCGACCGGACACCTCGCGAACTGCGTCACTCGTTCGTCTCGATCATGAGTGACCAGGGCGTACCCATCGAGACCATCGCCGATCTCGTCGGGCACGCGGGCACCAGCGTCACGGAAGCGGTCTACCGGCACCAGCTCAAGCCGGTGATCACCAAGGGCGCCACACCATGA
- a CDS encoding discoidin domain-containing protein has translation MGDIDIVRQLRRLAQLHSDGCLTDEEFALAKERLLSRAADFADSAKAAESFETQTTRPLSHGGRPQEPKATSTGRGLAAVSFLVAGILTLLFFFTLPMGTLPILGSFTASDLANMPSEEATQKVLWLVPAAGVAIVCAGLRLCGSNVTSHTRHNVSAAVLALTILVVLIYVIALSYAQYFLDQSGISALGYSAMDLTGSGFWLVLGAMVIAGGVAVAELIQSALGARKDALDSKGTTDANTGPITARQVGAELLALVRRPFPPIRPQNFTPAVPHDDTDSDVRSPAKGKTHGSRRRLSNVLVLSVTLLILFALTSIVVLVNINSDESTNEGGTETTQAPIGSPDATSQANLSFEETRIVPANQYWIDSGINVGNGRLEFVSDGMVKTSETLDPNIDIYSPQGQSSSIAPYGRNFPGPGLHPYSLIGKVGDGDVFEVGREASVQTAGPGRLYLGINDDFVEDNSGEWNVTIKFYETTETEAAESLLSLARPATSSSIEKAALGPEKAFDGDFTTRWGSLEFTDPQWLQIDLGSPKNISRVRLFWETAYGKTYQIQVSNDAAVWTTVYETTAGDGNEDDLTGLSGTGRYVRMYGTERGTRFGYSLYEMQVYGT, from the coding sequence ATGGGTGATATCGATATAGTGCGTCAGCTCAGGCGGTTGGCGCAGCTGCACTCCGACGGTTGCCTCACAGACGAGGAATTTGCTCTTGCCAAGGAGCGGCTTCTGTCGCGAGCCGCCGACTTTGCCGATTCGGCCAAGGCCGCCGAGAGTTTCGAAACCCAGACCACCAGACCCCTATCGCATGGTGGCCGCCCCCAAGAACCGAAGGCCACGAGTACAGGCAGAGGCCTGGCTGCCGTCTCATTTCTCGTCGCAGGAATCCTGACGCTGCTCTTCTTTTTTACGCTACCCATGGGTACTCTGCCCATCCTAGGTTCGTTTACTGCCTCGGATTTGGCTAACATGCCCTCCGAGGAGGCCACGCAGAAAGTCCTTTGGCTGGTTCCAGCAGCCGGCGTTGCTATAGTCTGTGCAGGGTTGCGGCTTTGTGGATCGAACGTAACATCCCACACCCGCCATAATGTATCTGCTGCCGTGCTAGCCCTCACCATTCTGGTTGTGCTCATCTATGTCATTGCCCTCAGCTACGCTCAGTACTTCCTCGATCAATCCGGAATATCGGCGCTGGGATACAGCGCTATGGATCTCACCGGAAGCGGATTCTGGCTCGTTCTCGGTGCCATGGTCATTGCCGGAGGAGTCGCGGTGGCAGAGCTGATTCAGTCCGCTCTTGGGGCTCGGAAGGATGCCCTAGACTCTAAGGGGACGACCGACGCGAATACCGGACCAATAACAGCTCGCCAGGTAGGAGCGGAACTGCTTGCGCTGGTCCGCCGTCCCTTCCCGCCCATCAGGCCGCAAAACTTCACCCCGGCTGTACCGCACGACGACACCGACTCGGACGTGCGGTCCCCCGCAAAAGGGAAAACGCATGGATCACGGAGGCGGCTGTCGAATGTCTTGGTCTTGAGCGTGACGCTCCTTATCCTATTCGCACTGACAAGCATCGTCGTCCTCGTGAATATTAATAGTGATGAATCCACGAACGAAGGCGGGACAGAAACGACTCAAGCTCCGATTGGTAGTCCCGATGCAACATCACAGGCGAATCTCTCATTCGAAGAAACGCGTATAGTCCCGGCCAATCAGTACTGGATTGATTCGGGAATCAATGTTGGGAACGGGCGGCTTGAATTTGTCTCTGACGGAATGGTAAAAACGTCAGAGACGCTCGATCCAAATATCGATATCTACTCCCCGCAAGGTCAATCTTCTTCGATAGCGCCATACGGTCGAAACTTTCCTGGACCAGGACTTCATCCTTACTCGCTCATTGGCAAGGTCGGCGATGGCGACGTATTCGAGGTAGGCCGCGAAGCTTCCGTTCAGACAGCCGGGCCCGGACGCCTCTATCTAGGCATAAATGACGATTTCGTTGAGGACAATTCCGGGGAGTGGAACGTGACGATCAAGTTCTACGAAACCACGGAGACCGAGGCTGCCGAGAGCCTGCTCTCTCTCGCCCGTCCCGCCACGTCGTCGTCGATCGAGAAGGCGGCGCTGGGGCCGGAAAAGGCGTTCGACGGCGACTTCACCACTCGATGGGGATCCCTCGAGTTCACGGATCCCCAGTGGCTCCAGATCGATCTCGGATCGCCCAAGAACATCTCCCGCGTGAGACTTTTCTGGGAGACGGCGTACGGGAAGACCTACCAGATCCAGGTGTCGAACGACGCCGCCGTCTGGACGACCGTCTATGAAACCACGGCCGGCGATGGCAACGAGGACGATCTGACTGGCCTTTCCGGCACGGGCAGATACGTTCGCATGTACGGGACGGAACGGGGCACCAGGTTCGGGTATTCGCTCTATGAGATGCAGGTCTACGGCACATGA
- a CDS encoding MFS transporter: MSARHSSLLRVRVLVGRLIAAPFGRKSQRSRSAPPAPNSADQTVNRNVRLLSWLNFFGDFRMYGPIMVIYFAQVTGSYTAAASLLAVKMLSSAAFEVPTGVLSDRLGRRGTMIAGAVVMVAAHLGYAGASGYGLLLAAVVLEGLATSLWSGNNESLLYDTLLEAGREEEFPRHSGRVNSMFQIALALAAAIGGVVAGAWSLRVVVALSVVPQVLCVLIALRVREPRVQGALESNVLVHLGSALRGIRRNPVLRRMTLVSALRYSSESAAQLSPVFVAGLWPLWALGLWRTFGHGVAFVGFRVSGWMIGRVGAARTLLFGELFDNVANLVALVKPTVFSPVLLGSPAYGMSTIAQQTLLQREFTDRERATMGSLASLLGRVLYALVALGAGLVADRWGIVPALLAIQAVVLIALPLAWWVHARASSLAAGAGTVTG, encoded by the coding sequence GTGTCCGCTCGTCATTCTTCACTGCTCCGTGTACGTGTCCTGGTTGGACGCCTGATCGCTGCCCCGTTCGGCAGGAAATCTCAACGGTCGAGGTCAGCTCCGCCTGCTCCGAACTCCGCTGATCAGACTGTCAACCGGAATGTCCGCCTGCTGAGCTGGCTCAACTTCTTCGGCGACTTCCGCATGTACGGGCCGATTATGGTCATCTACTTCGCGCAAGTCACCGGCTCGTACACCGCCGCCGCCAGCCTCCTGGCGGTGAAGATGCTGTCTTCGGCAGCGTTCGAAGTCCCTACCGGGGTGCTCTCCGACCGCCTCGGCCGACGCGGCACGATGATCGCCGGTGCCGTCGTCATGGTGGCCGCCCATCTCGGGTACGCCGGCGCTTCGGGCTACGGCCTCCTCCTTGCAGCTGTTGTGCTGGAGGGATTGGCGACCTCACTGTGGAGCGGCAACAACGAGTCTCTGCTCTACGACACGTTGCTCGAAGCCGGCCGGGAGGAGGAGTTCCCCCGGCACTCGGGCCGGGTGAACTCGATGTTCCAGATCGCGCTCGCACTGGCGGCAGCCATAGGTGGCGTGGTCGCCGGCGCGTGGTCGCTGCGTGTGGTGGTCGCGCTGTCGGTCGTGCCGCAGGTGCTGTGCGTGCTCATCGCCTTGCGGGTCCGGGAACCGCGGGTGCAAGGCGCGCTGGAATCGAACGTGCTGGTGCATCTCGGATCGGCCCTGCGCGGCATCCGCCGTAATCCGGTGCTCCGCCGGATGACTCTGGTGTCGGCGCTTCGTTACAGCAGCGAAAGCGCGGCCCAGTTGTCGCCTGTCTTCGTGGCAGGGCTGTGGCCGCTCTGGGCGCTGGGCCTATGGCGCACCTTCGGCCATGGCGTGGCCTTCGTCGGCTTCCGCGTCAGTGGTTGGATGATCGGCCGGGTGGGCGCGGCCCGCACTCTGCTGTTCGGTGAGCTGTTCGACAACGTGGCGAACCTCGTGGCGCTGGTCAAGCCGACGGTATTTTCGCCCGTGCTGCTTGGGTCACCGGCCTACGGCATGTCGACAATCGCCCAGCAGACGTTGCTGCAGCGCGAGTTCACCGACCGGGAACGCGCGACGATGGGTTCGCTTGCGTCGCTGCTCGGCAGAGTGCTCTACGCGCTCGTCGCCCTGGGAGCCGGCCTGGTGGCAGACCGTTGGGGCATCGTTCCGGCGTTGCTCGCGATCCAGGCGGTGGTGCTGATCGCACTTCCGCTCGCCTGGTGGGTGCACGCGCGCGCTTCTTCGCTTGCCGCGGGCGCTGGGACGGTGACGGGATGA
- a CDS encoding ISL3 family transposase, which produces MDNVHVQTVSRAGSEILIQARTRDGEAECPSCATRTQRVHSRYRRRLSDVTCGGLPVVIELESRRLFCPNVGCAAETFAEQVPGLTQRHARRTPALKLALEHIALALAGRAGARLAAKLGITVSRSLLIRLLRALPDPEIDQVRVLGVDDFAKRRGHSYATSLVDLEAGNPIDVLDDRQGDTLAAWLRQHPGVEVICRDRAGSYAEGAAAGAPEAIQVADRFHLWKNLCDVIVATVRAHRSDLRESTPSADAREHDELDVESRPAVTALPESHTAVRTRERHAAVHDLLACCGQHAGPAVASGGRGSTGPRVFPFLVAGTACG; this is translated from the coding sequence ATGGACAACGTGCACGTCCAGACCGTCTCCCGTGCTGGGAGCGAGATTCTCATCCAGGCCCGTACGCGAGACGGTGAGGCGGAGTGTCCCTCGTGCGCCACGCGGACCCAGCGGGTGCACAGTCGCTATCGACGCCGTCTCAGCGATGTGACCTGCGGTGGCTTGCCAGTAGTGATCGAGTTGGAGTCTCGCAGGCTGTTTTGCCCCAATGTCGGCTGCGCCGCCGAGACCTTCGCCGAACAGGTGCCCGGCTTAACACAGCGGCATGCGCGGCGCACCCCGGCACTCAAGCTGGCACTGGAGCACATAGCGCTTGCCTTAGCCGGTCGAGCCGGGGCCAGACTCGCCGCCAAGCTCGGCATCACGGTGTCCCGCTCGCTGCTGATCCGGCTGCTGCGTGCTCTACCCGATCCCGAGATCGACCAGGTCCGCGTGCTGGGAGTGGACGACTTCGCCAAACGCCGAGGTCACTCCTACGCCACAAGCCTGGTCGACCTGGAGGCCGGTAACCCCATCGACGTGCTGGACGATCGCCAGGGCGACACGCTCGCCGCCTGGCTCCGGCAGCATCCCGGAGTGGAGGTCATCTGCCGTGATCGCGCCGGATCCTACGCCGAAGGCGCCGCGGCTGGCGCTCCTGAAGCGATCCAGGTCGCTGATCGTTTCCATCTGTGGAAGAACCTTTGCGACGTCATCGTGGCCACGGTCCGCGCCCACCGCTCGGACCTGCGAGAGTCCACCCCCTCTGCCGACGCCCGCGAGCATGATGAGCTCGACGTCGAGTCTCGCCCTGCCGTTACGGCATTGCCGGAGTCCCACACCGCGGTGCGCACCCGGGAACGGCACGCCGCCGTCCACGACCTGCTCGCGTGCTGTGGTCAGCATGCTGGCCCGGCTGTCGCGTCGGGTGGGCGGGGTTCCACGGGCCCACGGGTGTTCCCTTTCTTGGTCGCAGGGACAGCCTGTGGCTGA